GCTTGAAATCATCTCAAAAGCAGCTCGAAAAATGGGAAAAGCTGCGAAGATGGGTCAAGCGGTGTTCATGGATCGGACTGGTCAGCAAATCAGCCGTCTCTGTCAATGAAAGGTCCAGGTGACGTTTGGCAATGCGCCGTTGCTCCGGCACGCGAATGCCGATGAATTGGTCCCCTTCGCCATAGTCTCCCGGTCCAGTCTTGAAAAAACGTCGTAATTGGGCTGCCTGCTCAGGGT
The Magnetococcales bacterium DNA segment above includes these coding regions:
- a CDS encoding DNA alkylation repair protein gives rise to the protein MHAATVKKELDKLGNPEQAAQLRRFFKTGPGDYGEGDQFIGIRVPEQRRIAKRHLDLSLTETADLLTSPIHEHRLTHLRSFSHFSSCF